DNA sequence from the Nesterenkonia lutea genome:
CGGTCCGCTGCATCTGCGCCAGGCAGTCTTCGATCTCGTCCCCGGTGCCCATGTTGCCCAGCGAACGGACCACGGTGACCGGAATCGGATGCGCCGAGCGGGTCGAGGGCAGGCTCATGACGTCCTTGAGATGGACGTACCCGGTGTAGACGCCGTCCTCCTCCGCAGTGACGAACCGGGAGAAGCCTGTGCGCCCGACGGCCTTCTCGACCTTGCGCGGGGTCACATCGGTGGGCACGGTCACGACCTCCTCCACGGGGACCATGACCTCGCCGGCGGTGTAGTCGCTGAACTCCATGGCCCCGGCGATGATCCCGGCGTCATCACGGACCGTCCCTCCCCGCTTGGACTCGGCGACGATGGACTCCATCTCCTCCAGCGTGAAGGTGGAGACCACTTCATCGCGCGGGGTCACCCGGAACGCACGCAGCACCAGGTTCGCCGCGAGGTTGAGCACCCAGATGAGGGGCATCAGCACCCGGTACAGGAAGACCATCGGCGGGGCGAGCAGCAGCACGGCTCGGTCCGCGACCGAGACGGCGAAGTTCTTCGGGACCATCTCCCCGATCGTGACATGCAGGAAGGACACCAGCGCCAGGGCGATGATGAAGGCGATGACGCTCGCGGCGCCGTAGCTCAGGCCCAGCGAGGTCAGCGGATCGGTGAGCAGGTGATGGATGGCGGGTTCTGAGACCATCAGGATCAGCAGCGAGCACACCGTGATGCCCAGCTGCGCGATGGCCAGCATCTGCGAGACATGCTCCATGGCGTAGAGCGCGGTCTTCGCCCGCGCGGACCCCGCCTCGGCCCGGGGCTCGATCTGGCTTCGTCGGGCACTCATCACCGCGAACTCACCGGCCACGAAGAAGGCGTTGCCGGCCAGCAGCACCACGAGCCAGGCGATTCCCAACAGATCGGGGCTCATCGACGATCACCCCTCTCCTGGGCTTGGCGGACATGGTCCGCGCGCGCCTCGGCGAGCTTCTCGGCGCGGGCCGCCGCGTTCTCCAGCGCCGCCTGCCGGGCGGCGGGGTCCGGGGTGAAGCGCAGCCGGTCGATCCGGCGACCGTCGATCTCGACCACGGCGAGGCTGCCGCCGTCGACCTCCACCTCATCGCCGAGCCCGGCGACCCTGCCCAGGGTCAGCAGGACGAAGCCTGCCACGGTCTCGTAGGCCGGATGCTCCGGCACGGAGAGCTCAAGGATCTGCGGATTGATCTCATCGGGGCGCAGCAGCCCGGGGAAGAACCAGTCCCCTGAGGCGCTCTGCAGGACCCCGGGCGCGATCCGGTCGTGCTCATCGGCCACCTCGCCCACGATCTCCTCGATCAGATCCTCCAGGGTGACCACGCCGGATGTCCCTCCGTATTCATCCTCCACGATGGCCACCTGCAGCGAGGCCTCGCGCAGCACGGGCAGCAGCGCATCAAGATGTATCGTCTCCGGGACCCGGGTGATCTCGGACATGACCGTGGCGGCCACCAGGCCCTCCCGCTTGTCCCGCGGGACTGCCACGGCCTTCTTCACGTGGGTGACTCCGCGGACGTCGTCGATGGACTCGCCGAGCACCGGAAACCGGGAGAACCCGGTGCGTCGCGCCAGGTCGATCAGCGCCTCCAGGGAGGACTCCGCCTCGATGCTGGCCATGCGCGGCCGGGGGGTCATCACGTCTGCGGCCGTCTGGTCGGAGAAGCGCAGCGTGCGGTCCAGGAAGGTGGCCGTGCCCTCCTCCAGAGTGCCGAGCATCGCGGAGCGCCGCACCATGGAGGACAGCTCCTCAGGCGTGCGGGCCCCGGAGAGCTCCTCCTTGACCTCGAGGCCGAAACGGTGCAGGACCTTGTTCGAGAAGCCGTTGAGCACGATGATCAGCGGCTTGAAGACAGTGGTGAAGAACAGCTGCGGTCGCGCCAGTGCCCGTGCCACCGGGTAGGCCTCGGCGATGGCGAGGTTCTTCGGCACGAGCTCGCCGATGAGCATGGTGACCATCGTGGCGATGATCAGGGCAAGCGTCAGGGAGACCGGCGACAGGGCCGGAGCCGGCACGCCGATCGCCTCCAGCGGTCCGGCGAGCAGCGCTCCCAGCGCCGGTTCTGCGACATAGCCGGTCAGCAGCGTGGTCAAGGTGATCCCGAGCTGGCAGGAGGACAGCTGGGTGGAGAGCGACTTCAGGCACCGCATCACCGCAGGGGCGGTCTTGTCCCCGCGGTCGATCGCCTGCTGCACCGTGGACTGGTCGAGGGCGACCAGAGAGAATTCCACGGCGACGAAGAAGCCGGTGCCCAGGATCAGCAGGAATCCGACGCCGAGAAGCAGCAGTTCCACCTAGCGCCGCCTGCGGCGGTCAGCCGCCCCGGCCGCGGGGCCGATCTCCGTGGAAGGCATGGACGCGGCGTCACGGGCCGGAGGGCAGCTGGGTTGTCGGTGCTTCATCAGAACCCCGATCTTACCGGGTCCTCACCAGGACGCCGACAGCGGCTTGCCCTCTTCGTACCCGGCGGCCGACTGCACTCCCGCCACGGCGCGCTGACGGAACTCATGCAGGGACTCCGCCCCCGCGTAGGTCATGGCCGAGCGCACCCCAGCAGTGATCGAGTCCAACAGGTCCTCCACACCGGGCTTGGCCGGATCCACATACATCTGCGAGGTGGAGATGCCCTCCTCGAAGAGGGACTTCCGTGCCCGGGAGAAGGCGCTCTCGGCGGCGGTGCGGTTCTGCACCGCACGGGAGGAGGCCATCCCGAAGCTCTCCTTGTACCGACGCCCGTCCACCCCGGTGAGCATGTCGCCGGGAGACTCGTAGGTGCCTGCGAACCACGAGCCGACCATGACCTGGGAGGCACCGGCGGCCAGGGCCAGGGCGATGTCGCGGGGATAGCGCACTCCCCCATCGGCCCACACGTGCTTGCCCAGCTCGCGAGCAGCGGCGGCGCACTCCAGCACGGCGGAGAACTGCGGTCTGCCCACAGCGGTCATCATCCGGGTGGTGCACATCGCGCCGGGACCGACACCGACCTTGACGATGTCTGCTCCGCCTTCGATGAGCTCGCGGACGCCGTCGGCTGTCACCACATTGCCGGCCACCACCGGAACCGTCAGTCCGCTGGCGTCCACGGTCTGACGAACTGCACGCAGAGCCTCGAACATCTTCTGCTGATGACCATGGGCGGTGTCCACGACCAGCACGTCGACCCCGGCGCTGAGCAGCGCGTCGGTCTTGGAGGCGACATCTCCGTTGATGCCGACGGCGGCCGCGACCTTCAGCCGGGACTGCTCATCGAGGTTGGACCGGTACAGCGTGGAGCGCAGCGCGCCCTTGGGCGTGAGCACTCCGGCGAGCACCCCGTCAGAGGTGGTCACCGGTGCATAGCCGACTCCGGCCGCGTCCATGGCGGCGAAGGCCTGCTCCAGGCCTGGCTCGGAGAGCACCTCATCTGCGGTGAAACGCAGCGGGGGCATCCGCATCACCGACGCCACGGAGGAGAAGCGGTCCACACCCGCCCCGTCGCCGGCTGTGACGACTCCGGCCAGGCGAAGGTCCTCATCGACCACGCAGACCGCGTCGTGATTGCGCTTGTCCAGCAGGTGCAGCACATCGAGCATGGTGTCCGTGGGCTGGACCTTCAGTGCGGTCTCCAGCACCGGGTGGCAGGACTTGACCCAGTCCGTGACCTGACGGATGACCTCCAGGGGCACGTCCTGCGGCAGCACCCCCAGCCCTCCGCGGCGCGCCATCGTCTCCACCATCCGGCGCCCGGTGACGGCCGTCATGTTCGCCGCGACCACCGGGATGGTGGAGCCGGTGGCGTCCTCGGCCGAGAGATCGACACTCATCCGCGACTGGGTGTGCGAACGGGAAGGGACGAGGAACACGTCCGAGTAGGTCAGGTCGGTGACGGGTTCGTTCAGGAATTTCACGGAGGTCCGCGCCCTTCATAGTGCTGGATATCAGGTGCTCGGCGCGCCCGCGGGAGGATGACTGCCACCGGCCGACGCGACCCCTGACACGATACCGTGGTCGGTGGCGGCACGGTGCATAAAGTCACTATGCTTGGACGAGGTGAAGATTCGCGAGCACGATGCTGTGCCGGATAACTACACAACACAATGGAAGAGGCGTATCCACAGTGCCAGAGCTAACGTCCAGCCGTCTTGCCGAGGAATTCCCGGGAAACGAATGGCTGGTCGCCGACATATACGACAAGTTCAAGGAAGATCCTGATTCAGTGGATCGCAAATGGGCTGAGATCTTCCGCCAGCTCGAGGGTGATGGCGACTCCGGCTCGGCCAGCTCCACCTCTTCACGCACGGGTGATTCAGCTGCCCAGGCCTCCGGGTCAGCGTCATCCGGATCCAAGTCCTCGGGATCCACGTCCTCGGGATCCGCGTCGGCAGAGTCCCGATCCTCAGATGCGAAGTCCTCAGAGTCCGGGGCCTCGGGATCAGAGTCCAGCTCGGCGAAGTCCTCCTCCAAGGATTCGGGCGAGGCTCGTTCCGCCCGGAACGGCACCGCCAAGGCACGGCCCACCACCGACTCGGCGCCCAGCTCGAGCAACCAGCGGGAGTCCCGGGCTGAGTCCACTCCCGCCACCGCCACGCCTGCCGAACCGGACGAGGCGCAGAAGCCCCGAGGGGAGAAGACCACCTCCTCCGCTCAGAACAAGCCGGTGGCCCCACGGAATCCGACCACGAAGAAGTCCGAAGGCTCCTCCAGCACGCCCATCCCCTCGGAGCCCTCCGCCGCCAGGGCCGAGGCCGGCGACCAGGCGGAGAAGGAGGACAAGGTCACCCCGCTCAAGGGGATCTCCAAGGCGATCGCCGCCAACATGGACGCGTCGCTGAGCGTCCCGACGGCGACCACCGTGCGCGCGATCCCCGCCAAGCTGCTGATCGACAACCGCACCGTGATCAACAATCACCTCAGGCGCACCCGCGGCGGCAAGGTCTCCTTCACCCACGTGATCGGCTACGCGCTGCTCAAGGCGCTGCGCGCCCATCCCTCCATGAACGTCACCTATGACGTCAAGGACAACAAGCCCGTGGCGGTCCAGCCGGCCCATGTGAACTTCGGCCTGGCCATCGACATGCCCCGCCCGGACGGCACCCGTGCGCTGGTGGTCCCGAACATGAAGGCCGCCGAGGAGATGAGCTTCACCGAGTTCTGGAGCGCCTATGACGACGTCGTCAAACGCGCTCGGGACAACAAGCTCACCCCCGGCGACTACGCCGGGACCACGGTCTCGCTGACCAACCCCGGCGGCATCGGCACCGTGCACTCTGTGCCGCGGCTGTCCAAGGGCCAGGCGGTGATCGTCGGCGTCGGTGCGCTGGAATACCCCGCCGAGTTCCAGGGGGCCTCGGAGAAGACGCTGAACAGCCTCGCGGTCTCCAAGGTCATCACCCTGACCTCCACCTACGACCACCGCGTCATCCAGGGCGCAGGCTCCGGGGAGTTCCTCAAGACGATCCACGAGTACCTGCTCGGCAAGGACGGCTTCTACGAGGAGATCTTCGAGGCGCTGCGCATCCCGCATGAGCCGGTCCACTGGTCCGCCGACATCCAGGTGAACCCGGAAGATCAGATCAACAAGGTCGCCCGGATCCAGCAGCTGATCCACTCCTATCGCGTCCGCGGACACCTGATGGCGTCGGTGGACCCGCTGGAGTACCAGATGCGCAGCCACCCGGACCTCGACATCGAGTCGCACGGACTGACCCTTTGGGATCTGGACCGCGAATGGCCCACCG
Encoded proteins:
- a CDS encoding hemolysin family protein encodes the protein MSPDLLGIAWLVVLLAGNAFFVAGEFAVMSARRSQIEPRAEAGSARAKTALYAMEHVSQMLAIAQLGITVCSLLILMVSEPAIHHLLTDPLTSLGLSYGAASVIAFIIALALVSFLHVTIGEMVPKNFAVSVADRAVLLLAPPMVFLYRVLMPLIWVLNLAANLVLRAFRVTPRDEVVSTFTLEEMESIVAESKRGGTVRDDAGIIAGAMEFSDYTAGEVMVPVEEVVTVPTDVTPRKVEKAVGRTGFSRFVTAEEDGVYTGYVHLKDVMSLPSTRSAHPIPVTVVRSLGNMGTGDEIEDCLAQMQRTGSHLARVIDAEGVTRGILFLEDVLEVLVGEIHDATQSWDSRRRHTVSEEGH
- a CDS encoding hemolysin family protein → MELLLLGVGFLLILGTGFFVAVEFSLVALDQSTVQQAIDRGDKTAPAVMRCLKSLSTQLSSCQLGITLTTLLTGYVAEPALGALLAGPLEAIGVPAPALSPVSLTLALIIATMVTMLIGELVPKNLAIAEAYPVARALARPQLFFTTVFKPLIIVLNGFSNKVLHRFGLEVKEELSGARTPEELSSMVRRSAMLGTLEEGTATFLDRTLRFSDQTAADVMTPRPRMASIEAESSLEALIDLARRTGFSRFPVLGESIDDVRGVTHVKKAVAVPRDKREGLVAATVMSEITRVPETIHLDALLPVLREASLQVAIVEDEYGGTSGVVTLEDLIEEIVGEVADEHDRIAPGVLQSASGDWFFPGLLRPDEINPQILELSVPEHPAYETVAGFVLLTLGRVAGLGDEVEVDGGSLAVVEIDGRRIDRLRFTPDPAARQAALENAAARAEKLAEARADHVRQAQERGDRR
- the guaB1 gene encoding GMP reductase, whose translation is MKFLNEPVTDLTYSDVFLVPSRSHTQSRMSVDLSAEDATGSTIPVVAANMTAVTGRRMVETMARRGGLGVLPQDVPLEVIRQVTDWVKSCHPVLETALKVQPTDTMLDVLHLLDKRNHDAVCVVDEDLRLAGVVTAGDGAGVDRFSSVASVMRMPPLRFTADEVLSEPGLEQAFAAMDAAGVGYAPVTTSDGVLAGVLTPKGALRSTLYRSNLDEQSRLKVAAAVGINGDVASKTDALLSAGVDVLVVDTAHGHQQKMFEALRAVRQTVDASGLTVPVVAGNVVTADGVRELIEGGADIVKVGVGPGAMCTTRMMTAVGRPQFSAVLECAAAARELGKHVWADGGVRYPRDIALALAAGASQVMVGSWFAGTYESPGDMLTGVDGRRYKESFGMASSRAVQNRTAAESAFSRARKSLFEEGISTSQMYVDPAKPGVEDLLDSITAGVRSAMTYAGAESLHEFRQRAVAGVQSAAGYEEGKPLSASW